In Populus alba chromosome 9, ASM523922v2, whole genome shotgun sequence, a genomic segment contains:
- the LOC118059159 gene encoding uncharacterized protein: protein MFRHVYVLSLLVLLAINTVSAVDYTVTNRATATAGGARFITDIGVDYSKQTLASATDFIWETFQQTNAADRKNIQTVNLFIDVMDGVAYAVNDEIHVSDSYIASYSGDVRTEITGVLYHEMTHIWQWNGNGQAPGKLIEGIADFVRLKANYAPSHWVQPGQGDRWDQGYDVTARFLDYCNDLRNGFVAELNKKMMTGYSAQFFVDLLGKTVDQLWTDYKARYGQ from the coding sequence ATGTTTCGCCATGTTTATGTCCTCTCTTTGCTAGTACTCCTAGCAATCAACACCGTCTCAGCAGTGGACTACACTGTCACCAACAGAGCCACTGCAACTGCTGGTGGAGCCCGATTCATCACGGACATCGGGGTCGATTACAGCAAGCAAACTCTAGCATCTGCTACAGATTTCATATGGGAGACCTTCCAGCAAACTAATGCTGCGGACAGAAAAAATATTCAGACAGTCAACTTGTTCATAGATGTCATGGATGGGGTTGCCTACGCAGTCAACGATGAAATCCATGTTAGCGACAGTTATATAGCAAGTTATTCAGGTGATGTCAGAACAGAAATCACTGGGGTGCTTTACCATGAAATGACACACATATGGCAATGGAATGGTAATGGACAAGCCCCAGGTAAACTAATTGAAGGGATTGCTGATTTTGTAAGGTTGAAGGCGAACTATGCACCTAGTCACTGGGTGCAACCAGGGCAGGGTGACAGATGGGATCAAGGTTATGATGTTACGGCTAGGTTCTTGGACTATTGTAATGATCTTAGAAATGGGTTTGTTGCTGAGCTTAACAAGAAGATGATGACTGGCTATAGTGCTCAGTTCTTTGTTGATCTGCTAGGGAAGACCGTTGATCAGCTTTGGACAGACTACAAGGCTCGGTACGGGCAATAG
- the LOC118059160 gene encoding methylthioribose kinase translates to MAFTEFRPLDEKCLVEYIKATPALSDKIGNNFDDLKIKEVGDGNLNFVYIVVSPAGSFVIKQAIPYVRCIGESWPMTKERAYFEALTLREHGRLSPENVPEVYHFDRIMSVIGMRYLEPPHIILRKGLVAGIEYPLLAEHISDYMAKTLYHTSLLYRTTTEHKHNVAEFCGNVELCRLTEQVVFSDPYKVSEYNRWTSPYLDRDAEAVREDNILKLEVAELKSKFCERAQALVHGDLHTGSIMVTRESTQVIDPEFAFYGPMGFDIGAFIGNLILAFYAQDGHADQGNDRKTYKEWILRTIKETWSLFYKKFTALWDEHKDGSGEAYLPGIYNNPELHQLVQRKYMQDLFHDTLGFGAAKMIRRIVGVAHVEDFESIPDASKRAQCERPALDLAKMLLKERRKFQSIDEVVSAIQQLQ, encoded by the exons ATGGCATTCACAGAGTTCAGGCCACTGGACGAGAAATGTTTAGTGGAGTACATTAAGGCCACTCCTGCTTTGTCAGATAAGATCGGCAACAATTTTGACGACTTGAAGATCAAAGAAGTTGGCGATGGAAATCTCAATTTCGTCTACATCGTTGTTAGCCCAGCTGGTTCTTTCGTCATCAAGCAG GCAATTCCATACGTACGTTGTATTGGAGAATCATGGCCAATGACTAAGGAAAGAGCATACTTTGAGGCATTGACACTTAGAGAGCATGGCCGATTGAGCCCTGAAAATGTGCCTGAAGTTTATCATTTTGACCGTATTATGTCTGTGATTGGTATGCGATATTTGGAGCCCCCACATATAATCCTGAGAAAAGGGTTGGTTGCTGGAATTGAGTATCCATTGCTAGCAGAACACATATCAGATTATATGGCAAAGACTCTTTACCACACATCGCTTCTTTATCGTACTACTACTGAGCATAAACACAACG TTGCTGAATTCTGTGGGAACGTGGAGTTATGCAGGCTTACTGAGCAGGTTGTTTTCTCTGACCCTTACAAAGTATCCGAATATAACCGCTGGACTTCCCCTTATCTTGATCGTGATGCTGAGGCTGTCCgtgaagataatattttaaagcttGAAGTTGCTGAGTTGAAATCCAA GTTTTGTGAGAGAGCCCAAGCCTTAGTACATGGAGATCTCCACACTGGATCCATCATGGTTACCCGTGAATCTACTCAAGTTATAGATCCAGAATTTGCATTTTATGGTCCAATGGGTTTTGATATTGGAGCTTTTATTGGAAACTTGATTTTGGCTTTTTATGCTCAAGATGGACACGCTGATCAAGGGAATGACCGAAAA ACATATAAAGAATGGATTTTGAGGACAATTAAAGAGACTTGGAGTCTTTTCTACAAGAAGTTCACTGCACTGTGGGACGAGCACAAGGATGGCTCTGGTGAGGCATATCTTCCAGGAATTTATAATAACCCTGAGCTTCATCAGCTTGTACAGAGAAAATATATGCAAGACTTGTTCCATGACACCTTGGGATTTGGTGCGGCCAAAATGATAAG GAGAATTGTTGGTGTAGCTCATGTGGAGGATTTTGAATCAATTCCTGACGCTAGCAAACGAGCCCAATGTGAGCGGCCGGCTCTTGACCTGGCGAAGATGCTTCTCAAGGAAAGGCGAAAATTCCAGTCCATAGATGAAGTAGTATCAGCCATTCAGCAACTACAGTGA
- the LOC118059164 gene encoding triacylglycerol lipase 1 — protein MERLLLIVFATIISLFISTSAAGEFNFEANPHRRSLDETLCNQLIKPAGYSCTEHTVQTKDGYLVALQRLSSRNKDPGGQRGPPVLLQHGLFMAGDAWFLGSPEQSLGFILADEGFDVWVGNVRGTFWSHGHVSLSEKDKEFWDWSWEELALCDLAEMIHHVHSVTSSKVFIVGHSQGTIMSLAALIQPNVAEMVEAAALLCPISYLDHLTAPLVLRMVALHLDQMVLAMGIHQLNFRSKILIDLLDSICDGHIECADLLTSITGKNCCFNSSNVDFFFEFEPHPSSAKNLRHLFQMIRKGTFSRYDYGMFKNLELYGQLNPPAFDLGLIPKTLPLWMGYGGHDSLADETDLERTLKELQGKPEMLYLENYGHLDFLLSTQGKEDVYNNMIAFFRSLGKSSSS, from the exons ATGGAGAGGCTGTTACTGATCGTTTTCGCAACAATAATCTCACTTTTCATTTCCACATCTGCCGCCGGAGAATTCAATTTCGAAGCCAATCCCCATCGCCGATCACTGGACGAGACTCTGTGTAATCAGCTCATTAAACCAGCTGGTTATTCTTGCACCGAACACACT GTACAAACTAAAGATGGTTACTTGGTAGCTCTTCAACGCTTGTCTTCACGTAACAAGGATCCAGGAGGGCAGAGGGGTCCTCCTGTCTTGCTTCAACATGGACTCTTTATG GCAGGTGATGCATGGTTTTTAGGTTCTCCAGAGCAGTCACTGGGCTTCATCCTTGCAGATGAGGGTTTTGATGTATGGGTTGGCAATGTGCGTGGTACATTTTGGAGTCATGGACACGTATCCTTATCTGAGAAAGACAAG GAATTTTGGGACTGGAGTTGGGAGGAGTTGGCTCTATGTGATCTTGCTGAAATGATACACCATGTACATTCAGTAACAAGCTCTAAAGTTTTCATCGTTGGACATTCACAG GGGACCATCATGTCTTTAGCTGCTCTCATTCAGCCAAATGTCGCGGAAATGGTTGAAGCTGCTGCTCTACTGTGTCCAATATCATACTTGGACCATCTAACTGCTCCTCTTGTTCTCAGAATGGTTGCCTTGCATCTTGATcag ATGGTCCTTGCCATGGGCATTCATCAATTGAATTTTAGAAG TAAAATCTTAATTGACCTTTTGGATTCCATATGCGATGGTCATATAGAATGCGCTGACTTGCTAACTTCCATCACAG GGAAGAATTGTTGCTTTAATAGCTCAAATGTGGacttcttttttgaatttgaacCTCACCCTTCATCAGCAAAAAACTTGCGCCATCTCTTTCAGA TGATTCGTAAGGGAACTTTCTCTCGCTATGACTACGGGATGTTTAAAAATTTGGAGCTATATGGTCAGTTAAACCCCCCAGCATTTGATCTCGGTCTCATACCCAAGACATTGCCATTATGGATGGGCTATGGAGGCCATGATTCTTTAGCAGACGAGACAGATTTGGAGCGCACTCTGAAGGAGTTACAGGGCAAACCAGAAATGCTTTATCTTGAGAACTATGGTCACTTGGACTTCCTTTTGAGCACACAAGGAAAGGAAGATGTTTACAACAATATGATCGCATTTTTCAGGTCTTTGGGGAAGTCCAGTAGTTCTTAA
- the LOC118059161 gene encoding gallate 1-beta-glucosyltransferase 84A24, whose product MLTTHSQTHQVLSCSSISSVSLPVRKPRKRKMVSESLGHLFLVSFPAQGHVNPLLRLGKILASKGFLVTFSTTETIGKQMRKASGVIDKLTPFGDGFIRFEFFEDGWTEDEDRHQDLDQYLLQLELVGKQVIPQMIKKNAEQGRPVCCLINNPFIPWVTDVATTLGLPSAMLWVQSCACFASYYHYYHGTVPFPDEEHPEIDVQLPCMPLLKHDEVPSFLHPTTPYPFLRRAILGQYKNLDKPFCILMETFEELEPDLIKHMSEIFPIKAVGPLFRNPKAPETTVHGDLLKADDCIEWLDTKPPSSVVYVSFGSVVQLKQDQWNEIAYGLLNSGVSFLLVMKPPHKDAGHDLLVLPDGFLEKAGDRGKVVQWSPQEKVLAHPSVACFVTHCGWNSTMEALTSGMPVVAFPQWGDQVTNAKYLVDIFKVGVRMSRGEAENKLITRDEIEKCLLEATAGPKAVEMKENAMKWKEAAEAAVAEGGSSDWNIRYFTDDIVKANESEIAGKCNGSNEFPVSVVVKSNEKVAELVGSSA is encoded by the coding sequence ATGCTCACCACTCATTCCCAAACTCATCAAGTCCTCTCCTGTTCATCAATCTCTTCCGTCTCTCTGCCTGTAAGAAAACCCCGGAAGAGAAAAATGGTTTCCGAGTCTCTTGGCCATCTCTTCCTTGTTTCTTTCCCAGCCCAAGGCCATGTAAATCCTTTACTTAGACTTGGAAAAATTCTTGCCTCCAAAGGCTTCCTTGTCACCTTCTCCACTACTGAAACCATTGGCAAACAGATGAGAAAAGCCAGTGGCGTCATAGATAAGCTGACCCCGTTTGGTGATGGCTTTATCAGGTTTGAATTCTTTGAAGATGGATGGACAGAGGACGAGGATAGGCACCAAGACCTTGATCAATACTTACTTCAACTTGAGCTTGTTGGCAAACAAGTAATTCCTCAAATGATCAAGAAAAATGCAGAGCAAGGACGGCCTGTTTGTTGCCTCATAAACAACCCTTTCATTCCTTGGGTTACAGATGTGGCCACAACTCTAGGTCTCCCTTCTGCAATGCTTTGGGTTCAATCCTGCGCTTGTTTTGCCTCATATTACCATTACTATCACGGTACTGTACCTTTCCCTGACGAGGAGCACCCCGAGATAGATGTCCAGTTACCATGCATGCCTCTCCTAAAACATGATGAAGTGCCTAGTTTCTTACATCCCACAACTCCTTATCCTTTCTTGAGGAGGGCTATTTTAGGTCAGTACAAAAATCTTGACAAGCCATTTTGCATCCTGATGGAAACATTCGAAGAGCTTGAACCAGATCTTATCAAGCACATGTCTGAAATCTTCCCCATCAAGGCCGTTGGGCCACTATTCAGAAATCCCAAGGCACCAGAGACAACGGTGCATGGAGACTTGCTGAAGGCAGATGATTGCATCGAATGGCTTGACACAAAGCCACCTTCATCAGTTGTTTATGTGTCTTTCGGTAGTGTCGTACAATTGAAGCAAGACCAATGGAACGAGATCGCTTATGGGTTATTGAATTCGGGCGTCTCATTCTTGTTAGTTATGAAACCACCTCACAAAGATGCAGGACATGACCTCCTTGTTCTGCCAGATGGGTTCTTGGAGAAAGCAGGAGACAGGGGCAAGGTGGTGCAGTGGAGTCCTCAAGAGAAGGTTTTAGCTCACCCCTCAGTTGCGTGCTTTGTAACACATTGTGGGTGGAACTCTACTATGGAAGCACTCACATCAGGCATGCCAGTGGTGGCTTTCCCTCAATGGGGTGATCAAGTAACTAATGCAAAATATTTGGTGGACATCTTTAAGGTTGGTGTGAGAATGAGCCGCGGAGAAGCAGAGAACAAACTGATTACTCGTGATGAGATAGAGAAATGCTTGTTGGAGGCCACAGCGGGACCTAAGGCAGTGGAAATGAAGGAGAATGCAATGAAATGGAAGGAGGCAGCGGAGGCAGCAGTGGCTGAGGGTGGTTCCTCCGACTGGAATATACGATATTTTACGGACGATATTGTAAAAGCGAATGAGTCCGAGATTGCTGGGAAGTGCAATGGTTCTAATGAGTTTCCAGTGTCGGTAGTGGTGAAGTCCAACGAGAAAGTGGCTGAACTGGTGGGGTCATCGGCATGA
- the LOC118059163 gene encoding gallate 1-beta-glucosyltransferase 84A24: protein MVSKSLGHLFLVSFPAQGHVNPLLRLGKILASKGFLVTFSTTETIGKQMRKASGVIDKLTPFGDGFIRFEFFEDGWAEDEDWHQDLDQYLLQLELVGKQVIPQMIKKNAEQGRPVCCLINNPFIPWVTDVATSLSLPSAMLWVQSCACFASYYHFYHGTVPFPDEEYPEIDVQLPCMPLLKHDEVPSFLHPTTPYPSLRRAILGQYKNLDRPFCILMETFEALEPELIKHMSEIFPIKAIGPLFRNPKAPKTTVHGDLLKADDCIEWLDTKPPSSVVYVSFGSVVQLKQDQWNEIAYGLLNSGVSFLLVMKPPHKDSGHDLLVLPDGFLEKAGDRGKVVQWSPQEKVLAHPSVACFVTHCGWNSTMEALTSGMPVVAFPQWGDQVTNAKYLVDILKVGVRMSRGEAENKLITRDEIEKCLLEATAGPKAVEMKENAMKWKEAAEAAVAEGGSSDWNIRYFTDDIVKANESEIAGKCIGSNEFPVSVVVKSNEKVAELVGSSA from the coding sequence ATGGTTTCCAAGTCTCTTGGCCATCTCTTCCTCGTTTCTTTCCCAGCCCAAGGCCATGTAAATCCTTTACTTAGACTTGGAAAAATTCTTGCCTCCAAAGGCTTCCTTGTCACCTTCTCCACTACTGAAACCATTGGCAAACAGATGAGAAAAGCCAGTGGCGTCATAGATAAGCTGACCCCGTTTGGTGATGGCTTTATCCGGTTTGAATTCTTTGAAGATGGATGGGCAGAGGACGAGGATTGGCACCAAGACCTTGATCAATACTTACTTCAACTTGAGCTTGTTGGCAAACAAGTAATTCCTCAAATGATCAAGAAAAATGCAGAGCAAGGGCGGCCTGTTTGTTGCCTCATAAACAACCCTTTCATTCCTTGGGTTACAGATGTGGCCACAAGTCTAAGTCTCCCTTCTGCAATGCTTTGGGTTCAATCCTGCGCTTGTTTTGCCTCATATTACCATTTCTATCACGGTACTGTACCTTTCCCTGACGAGGAGTACCCCGAGATAGATGTCCAATTACCATGCATGCCTCTCCTAAAACATGATGAAGTGCCTAGTTTCTTGCATCCCACAACTCCTTATCCTTCCTTGAGGAGGGCTATTTTAGGTCAGTACAAAAATCTTGACAGGCCATTTTGCATCCTGATGGAAACATTCGAAGCGCTTGAACCGGAGCTTATCAAGCACATGTCCGAAATCTTCCCCATCAAGGCCATTGGGCCACTATTCAGAAATCCCAAGGCACCAAAGACAACGGTCCATGGAGACTTGCTGAAGGCAGATGATTGCATCGAATGGCTTGACACAAAGCCACCTTCATCAGTTGTTTATGTGTCTTTCGGTAGTGTCGTACAATTGAAGCAAGACCAATGGAACGAGATCGCTTATGGGTTATTGAATTCGGGCGTCTCCTTCTTGTTAGTTATGAAACCACCCCACAAAGATTCAGGACATGACCTCCTTGTTCTGCCAGATGGGTTCTTGGAGAAAGCAGGAGACAGGGGCAAGGTGGTGCAATGGAGTCCTCAAGAGAAGGTTTTAGCTCACCCGTCAGTTGCGTGCTTTGTAACACATTGTGGGTGGAACTCTACTATGGAAGCACTCACATCAGGCATGCCAGTGGTGGCTTTCCCTCAATGGGGTGATCAAGTAACTAATGCAAAATATTTGGTCGACATCCTTAAGGTTGGTGTGAGAATGAGCCGCGGAGAAGCAGAGAACAAACTGATTACTCGTGATGAGATAGAGAAATGCTTGTTGGAGGCCACAGCGGGACCTAAGGCAGTGGAAATGAAGGAGAATGCAATGAAATGGAAGGAGGCAGCGGAGGCAGCAGTGGCTGAGGGTGGTTCCTCCGACTGGAATATACGATATTTTACGGACGATATTGTAAAAGCGAATGAGTCTGAGATTGCTGGGAAGTGCATTGGTTCTAATGAGTTTCCAGTGTCGGTAGTGGTGAAGTCCAACGAGAAAGTGGCTGAACTGGTGGGGTCATCGGCATGA
- the LOC118059162 gene encoding gallate 1-beta-glucosyltransferase 84A24, with translation MVSKSLGHLFLVSFPAQGHVNPLLRLGKILASKGFLVTFSTTETIGKQMRKASGVIDKLTPFGDGFIRFEFFEDGWTEDEDRHQDLDQYLLQLELVGKQVIPQMIKKNAEQGRPVCCLINNPFIPWVTDVATTLGLPSAMLWVQSCACFASYYHYYHGTVPFPEEEHPEIDVQLPCMPLLKHDEVPSFLHPTTPYPFLRRAILGQYKNLDKPFCILMETFEELEPDLIKHMSEIFPIKAVGPLFRNPKAPETTVHGDLLKADDCIEWLDTKPPSSVVYVSFGSVVQLKQDQWNEIAYGLLNSGVSFLLAMKPPLKDAGHDLLVLPDGFLEKAGDRGKVVQWSPQEKVLAHPSVACFVTHCGWNSTMEALTSGMPVVAFPQWGDQVTNAKYLVDILKVGVRMSRGEAENKLITRDEIEKCLSEATAGPKAVEMKENAMKWKEAAEAAVAEGGSSDWNIRHFTDDIVKANESEIAGKCNGSNEFPVSVVVKSIEKVVELVGSSA, from the coding sequence ATGGTTTCCAAGTCTCTTGGCCATCTCTTCCTTGTTTCTTTCCCAGCCCAAGGCCATGTAAATCCTTTACTTAGACTTGGAAAAATTCTTGCCTCCAAAGGCTTCCTTGTCACCTTCTCCACTACTGAAACCATTGGCAAACAGATGAGAAAAGCCAGTGGCGTCATAGATAAGCTGACCCCGTTTGGTGATGGCTTTATCCGGTTTGAATTCTTTGAAGATGGATGGACAGAGGACGAGGATAGGCACCAAGACCTTGATCAATACTTACTTCAACTTGAGCTTGTTGGCAAACAAGTAATTCCTCAAATGATCAAGAAAAATGCAGAGCAAGGACGGCCTGTTTGTTGCCTCATAAACAACCCTTTCATTCCTTGGGTTACAGATGTGGCCACAACTCTAGGTCTCCCTTCTGCAATGCTTTGGGTTCAATCCTGCGCTTGTTTTGCCTCATATTACCATTACTATCACGGTACTGTACCTTTCCCTGAGGAGGAGCACCCCGAGATAGATGTCCAGTTACCATGCATGCCTCTCCTAAAACATGATGAAGTGCCTAGTTTCTTGCATCCCACAACTCCTTATCCTTTCTTGAGGAGGGCTATTTTAGGTCAGTACAAAAATCTTGACAAACCATTTTGCATCCTGATGGAAACATTCGAAGAGCTTGAACCAGATCTTATCAAGCACATGTCTGAAATCTTCCCCATCAAGGCCGTTGGGCCACTATTCAGAAATCCCAAGGCACCAGAGACAACGGTGCATGGAGACTTGCTGAAGGCAGATGATTGCATCGAATGGCTTGACACAAAGCCACCTTCATCAGTTGTTTATGTGTCTTTCGGTAGTGTCGTACAATTGAAGCAAGACCAATGGAACGAGATCGCTTATGGGTTATTGAATTCGGGCGTCTCCTTCTTGTTAGCTATGAAACCACCCCTCAAAGATGCAGGACATGACCTCCTTGTTCTGCCAGATGGGTTCTTGGAGAAAGCAGGAGACAGGGGCAAGGTGGTGCAGTGGAGTCCTCAAGAGAAGGTTTTAGCTCACCCATCAGTTGCGTGCTTTGTAACACATTGTGGGTGGAACTCTACTATGGAAGCACTCACATCAGGCATGCCAGTGGTGGCTTTCCCTCAATGGGGTGATCAAGTAACTAATGCAAAATATCTGGTCGACATCCTTAAGGTTGGTGTGAGAATGAGCCGCGGAGAAGCGGAGAACAAACTGATTACTCGTGATGAGATAGAGAAATGCTTGTCGGAGGCCACAGCGGGACCTAAGGCAGTGGAAATGAAGGAGAATGCAATGAAATGGAAGGAGGCAGCGGAGGCAGCAGTGGCTGAGGGTGGTTCCTCCGACTGGAATATACGACATTTTACGGACGATATTGTAAAAGCGAATGAGTCCGAGATTGCTGGGAAGTGCAATGGTTCTAATGAGTTTCCAGTGTCGGTAGTGGTGAAGTCCATTGAGAAAGTGGTTGAACTGGTGGGGTCATCGGCATGA
- the LOC118059165 gene encoding gallate 1-beta-glucosyltransferase 84A24-like, which yields MVSKSLGHLFLVSFPAQGHVNPLLRLGKILASKGFLVTFSTTETIGKQMRKASGVIDKLTPFGDGFIRFEFFEDGWGDDEDWHQDLNQYLLQLELVGKQVIPQMIKKNAEQGRPVSCLVHNPFIPWVTDVATTLGLPSAMLWIQSCASFASYYHYYHGTVPFPDEEHPEIDVQLPCMPLLKHDEVPGIVYPTTPYPSLRRAILDQYKNLDKQFCILMETFEELEPDLIKHMSEIFPIKAVGPLFRNPKAPQTTVHGDLLKADDCIEWLDTKPPSSVVYVSFGSLVQLKQDQWNEIAYGLLNSGVSFLLAMIAPHKDAGHDLPVLPDGFSKKAGDRGKVVQWSPQEKVLAHPSVACFVTHCGWNSTMEALTSGMPVVAFPQWGDQVTNAKYLVDIFKVGVRMSRGQAENKLITRDEIEKCLSEATAGPKAVEMKENAMKWKEAAEAAVAEGGSSDWNIRYFTDDIVKANESEIARKCIGSNEKVVELVGSSA from the coding sequence ATGGTTTCCAAGTCTCTTGGCCATCTCTTCCTTGTTTCTTTCCCAGCCCAAGGCCATGTAAATCCTTTACTTAGACTTGGAAAAATTCTTGCCTCCAAAGGCTTCCTTGTCACCTTCTCCACTACTGAAACCATTGGCAAACAGATGAGAAAAGCCAGTGGCGTCATAGATAAGCTGACCCCGTTCGGTGATGGCTTTATCCGGTTTGAATTCTTTGAAGATGGATGGGGAGACGACGAGGATTGGCACCAAGACCTTAATCAATACTTACTTCAACTTGAGCTTGTTGGTAAACAAGTAATTCCTCAAATGATCAAGAAAAATGCAGAGCAAGGGCGGCCTGTTTCTTGCCTCGTGCACAACCCTTTCATTCCTTGGGTTACAGATGTGGCCACAACTCTAGGTCTCCCTTCTGCAATGCTTTGGATTCAATCCTGCGCTAGTTTTGCCTCATATTACCATTACTATCACGGTACTGTACCTTTCCCTGATGAGGAGCACCCCGAGATAGATGTCCAGTTACCATGCATGCCTCTCCTAAAACATGATGAAGTGCCTGGTATCGTATATCCTACAACTCCTTATCCTTCCTTGAGGAGGGCTATTTTAGATCAGTACAAAAATCTTGACAAGCAATTTTGCATCCTGATGGAAACATTCGAAGAGCTTGAACCAGATCTTATCAAGCACATGTCCGAAATCTTCCCCATCAAGGCCGTTGGGCCACTATTCAGAAATCCCAAGGCACCACAGACAACGGTCCATGGAGACTTGCTGAAGGCAGATGATTGCATCGAATGGCTTGACACAAAGCCACCTTCATCAGTTGTTTATGTGTCTTTCGGTAGTCTCGTGCAATTGAAGCAAGACCAATGGAACGAGATCGCTTATGGGTTATTGAATTCGGGCGTCTCCTTCTTGTTAGCTATGATAGCACCCCACAAAGATGCAGGACATGACCTCCCTGTTCTGCCAGATGGGTTCTCGAAGAAAGCAGGAGACAGGGGCAAGGTGGTGCAATGGAGTCCTCAAGAGAAGGTTTTAGCTCACCCGTCAGTTGCGTGCTTTGTAACACATTGTGGGTGGAACTCTACTATGGAAGCACTCACATCAGGCATGCCAGTGGTGGCTTTCCCTCAATGGGGTGATCAAGTAACTAATGCAAAATATCTGGTCGACATCTTTAAGGTTGGTGTGAGAATGAGCCGCGGACAAGCGGAGAACAAACTGATTACTCGTGATGAGATAGAGAAATGCTTGTCGGAGGCCACAGCGGGACCTAAGGCAGTGGAAATGAAGGAGAATGCAATGAAATGGAAGGAGGCAGCGGAGGCAGCAGTGGCTGAGGGTGGTTCCTCCGACTGGAATATACGATATTTTACTGACGATATTGTAAAAGCGAATGAGTCTGAGATTGCTAGAAAGTGTATTGGTTCGAACGAGAAAGTGGTTGAACTGGTGGGGTCATCGGCATGA